The proteins below are encoded in one region of Odocoileus virginianus isolate 20LAN1187 ecotype Illinois chromosome 18, Ovbor_1.2, whole genome shotgun sequence:
- the TRMO gene encoding tRNA (adenine(37)-N6)-methyltransferase isoform X1, producing the protein MRPPTSNRHLAAAWTSPSRRLTPLAPPPRACSILAPSAGTATTQAPGNLLTEPIGYLESCFSAKNGTPRQPSICSHSRACLRIRKSIFNNPEHSLMGLEQFSHVWILFVFHKNGHLSCKAKVQPPRLNGAKTGVFSTRSPHRPNAIGLTLAKLERVEGGAVYLSGIDMIHGTPVLDIKPYIADYDSPQNVIESSGEFTLQNNQDKLKTGSQSEGNTDSCDWQQLPGHKESQPCCRSKEKPKSPEARMSGGSNVGSDDAANSQQSSPEPRERAAELGEESSPKVAQEQSGPRSQEESPSEEHEDRRLKRGAGAVVPEGRGPEMPPRAPPRAAGAAQRAVVPAWVSEAPVASLEVRFTPHAEMDLGHLGSGGPGVGQASFKYFQSAEEARHAIEAVLSADPRSVYRRKLCQDRLFYFTVDTAHVTCWFGDGFAEVLRIKPAFEPVQTSKAAESPGSLGS; encoded by the exons ATGAGGCCTCCAACTTCCAACCGCCACCTAGCGGCAGCCTGGACGTCCCCCTCCCGGCGCCTCACTCCCCTagcgcccccgccccgcgcgtGCTCGATCTTGGCGCCATCCGCCGGCACCGCTACTACGCAGGCGCCAG GGAATCTTTTAACTGAGCCAATTGGTTACTTGGAATCCTGTTTCTCAGCCAAGAATGGTACGCCAAGGCAGCCATCCATTTGTAGCCATTCACGGGCTTGTTTGAGGATTAGAAAAAGCATCTTTAATAATCCTGAACATTCCTTGATGGGCTTAGAACAGTTTTCTCATGTTTG gattttgtttgtttttcacaaaaATGGTCACTTGAGCTGTAAGGCAAAAGTACAGCCTCCTAGACTGAATGGTGCAAAGACTGGCGTTTTCTCTACAAGGAGCCCACATCGTCCCAATGCAATAGGACTGACCCTGGCCAAACTGGAAAGGGTAGAAG GTGGAGCTGTATACCTTTCTGGAATTGACATGATTCATGGCACCCCCGTACTAGATATAAAGCCCTACATAGCTGATTATGACTCACCGCAAAATGTGATCGAGTCTTCAGGGGAATTCACCTTACAGAATAACCAAGATAAGCTGAAAACCGGGTCCCAGTCTGAAGGTAACACCGATAGCTGTGACTGGCAACAGCTCCCAGGGCACAAGGAATCACAGCCCTGCTGCCGCTCTAAGGAGAAACCCAAGAGTCCTGAAGCCAGAATGTCAGGGGGAAGCAACGTGGGATCTGACGATGCAGCAAACAGCCAGCAAAGCTCACCTGAGCCCAGGGAGCGAGCGGCAGAGCTGGGGGAAGAGTCCAGCCCCAAGGTGGCACAGGAGCAAAGTGGCCCACGGAGCCAGGAGGAGAGCCCTTCAGAGGAACACGAAGATCGCAGGCTGAAGAGGGGGGCAGGAGCTGTGGTCCCGGAAGGACGCGGCCCAGAGATGCCCCCCAGGGCTCCTCCCAGGGCGGCCGGTGCAGCCCAGCGTGCCGTGGTCCCCGCCTGGGTGAGCGAGGCCCCCGTGGCCAGCTTGGAAGTCCGGTTCACTCCTCACGCAGAGATGGACCTTGGGCACCTCGGCTCAGGTGGACCAG GTGTTGGTCAGGCTTCATTTAAGTATTTTCAGTCAGCGGAGGAAGCAAGGCATGCCATCGAGGCTGTGCTGTCTGCCGATCCTCGGTCTGTATATCGACGGAAGCTCTGCCAAGATCGTCTTTTTTACTTTACAGTGGACACTGCACACGTCACATGCTGGTTTGGTGATGGTTTTGCAGAAGTCCTAAGGATCAAGCCGGCTTTTGAGCCGGTTCAGACGAGCAAGGCTGCGGAGTCCCCGGGGTCTTTGGGGTCGTGA
- the TRMO gene encoding tRNA (adenine(37)-N6)-methyltransferase isoform X2 — MRDLKESRPRPTATPCGCVKPALETGNLLTEPIGYLESCFSAKNGTPRQPSICSHSRACLRIRKSIFNNPEHSLMGLEQFSHVWILFVFHKNGHLSCKAKVQPPRLNGAKTGVFSTRSPHRPNAIGLTLAKLERVEGGAVYLSGIDMIHGTPVLDIKPYIADYDSPQNVIESSGEFTLQNNQDKLKTGSQSEGNTDSCDWQQLPGHKESQPCCRSKEKPKSPEARMSGGSNVGSDDAANSQQSSPEPRERAAELGEESSPKVAQEQSGPRSQEESPSEEHEDRRLKRGAGAVVPEGRGPEMPPRAPPRAAGAAQRAVVPAWVSEAPVASLEVRFTPHAEMDLGHLGSGGPGVGQASFKYFQSAEEARHAIEAVLSADPRSVYRRKLCQDRLFYFTVDTAHVTCWFGDGFAEVLRIKPAFEPVQTSKAAESPGSLGS, encoded by the exons ATGCGCGACTTGAAAGAGTCCAGGCCTCGCCCCACAGCGACCCCGTGCGGGTGTGTGAAGCCGGCCCTGGAGACAG GGAATCTTTTAACTGAGCCAATTGGTTACTTGGAATCCTGTTTCTCAGCCAAGAATGGTACGCCAAGGCAGCCATCCATTTGTAGCCATTCACGGGCTTGTTTGAGGATTAGAAAAAGCATCTTTAATAATCCTGAACATTCCTTGATGGGCTTAGAACAGTTTTCTCATGTTTG gattttgtttgtttttcacaaaaATGGTCACTTGAGCTGTAAGGCAAAAGTACAGCCTCCTAGACTGAATGGTGCAAAGACTGGCGTTTTCTCTACAAGGAGCCCACATCGTCCCAATGCAATAGGACTGACCCTGGCCAAACTGGAAAGGGTAGAAG GTGGAGCTGTATACCTTTCTGGAATTGACATGATTCATGGCACCCCCGTACTAGATATAAAGCCCTACATAGCTGATTATGACTCACCGCAAAATGTGATCGAGTCTTCAGGGGAATTCACCTTACAGAATAACCAAGATAAGCTGAAAACCGGGTCCCAGTCTGAAGGTAACACCGATAGCTGTGACTGGCAACAGCTCCCAGGGCACAAGGAATCACAGCCCTGCTGCCGCTCTAAGGAGAAACCCAAGAGTCCTGAAGCCAGAATGTCAGGGGGAAGCAACGTGGGATCTGACGATGCAGCAAACAGCCAGCAAAGCTCACCTGAGCCCAGGGAGCGAGCGGCAGAGCTGGGGGAAGAGTCCAGCCCCAAGGTGGCACAGGAGCAAAGTGGCCCACGGAGCCAGGAGGAGAGCCCTTCAGAGGAACACGAAGATCGCAGGCTGAAGAGGGGGGCAGGAGCTGTGGTCCCGGAAGGACGCGGCCCAGAGATGCCCCCCAGGGCTCCTCCCAGGGCGGCCGGTGCAGCCCAGCGTGCCGTGGTCCCCGCCTGGGTGAGCGAGGCCCCCGTGGCCAGCTTGGAAGTCCGGTTCACTCCTCACGCAGAGATGGACCTTGGGCACCTCGGCTCAGGTGGACCAG GTGTTGGTCAGGCTTCATTTAAGTATTTTCAGTCAGCGGAGGAAGCAAGGCATGCCATCGAGGCTGTGCTGTCTGCCGATCCTCGGTCTGTATATCGACGGAAGCTCTGCCAAGATCGTCTTTTTTACTTTACAGTGGACACTGCACACGTCACATGCTGGTTTGGTGATGGTTTTGCAGAAGTCCTAAGGATCAAGCCGGCTTTTGAGCCGGTTCAGACGAGCAAGGCTGCGGAGTCCCCGGGGTCTTTGGGGTCGTGA
- the TRMO gene encoding tRNA (adenine(37)-N6)-methyltransferase isoform X3 yields MIHGTPVLDIKPYIADYDSPQNVIESSGEFTLQNNQDKLKTGSQSEGNTDSCDWQQLPGHKESQPCCRSKEKPKSPEARMSGGSNVGSDDAANSQQSSPEPRERAAELGEESSPKVAQEQSGPRSQEESPSEEHEDRRLKRGAGAVVPEGRGPEMPPRAPPRAAGAAQRAVVPAWVSEAPVASLEVRFTPHAEMDLGHLGSGGPGVGQASFKYFQSAEEARHAIEAVLSADPRSVYRRKLCQDRLFYFTVDTAHVTCWFGDGFAEVLRIKPAFEPVQTSKAAESPGSLGS; encoded by the exons ATGATTCATGGCACCCCCGTACTAGATATAAAGCCCTACATAGCTGATTATGACTCACCGCAAAATGTGATCGAGTCTTCAGGGGAATTCACCTTACAGAATAACCAAGATAAGCTGAAAACCGGGTCCCAGTCTGAAGGTAACACCGATAGCTGTGACTGGCAACAGCTCCCAGGGCACAAGGAATCACAGCCCTGCTGCCGCTCTAAGGAGAAACCCAAGAGTCCTGAAGCCAGAATGTCAGGGGGAAGCAACGTGGGATCTGACGATGCAGCAAACAGCCAGCAAAGCTCACCTGAGCCCAGGGAGCGAGCGGCAGAGCTGGGGGAAGAGTCCAGCCCCAAGGTGGCACAGGAGCAAAGTGGCCCACGGAGCCAGGAGGAGAGCCCTTCAGAGGAACACGAAGATCGCAGGCTGAAGAGGGGGGCAGGAGCTGTGGTCCCGGAAGGACGCGGCCCAGAGATGCCCCCCAGGGCTCCTCCCAGGGCGGCCGGTGCAGCCCAGCGTGCCGTGGTCCCCGCCTGGGTGAGCGAGGCCCCCGTGGCCAGCTTGGAAGTCCGGTTCACTCCTCACGCAGAGATGGACCTTGGGCACCTCGGCTCAGGTGGACCAG GTGTTGGTCAGGCTTCATTTAAGTATTTTCAGTCAGCGGAGGAAGCAAGGCATGCCATCGAGGCTGTGCTGTCTGCCGATCCTCGGTCTGTATATCGACGGAAGCTCTGCCAAGATCGTCTTTTTTACTTTACAGTGGACACTGCACACGTCACATGCTGGTTTGGTGATGGTTTTGCAGAAGTCCTAAGGATCAAGCCGGCTTTTGAGCCGGTTCAGACGAGCAAGGCTGCGGAGTCCCCGGGGTCTTTGGGGTCGTGA